Proteins from a genomic interval of Ictalurus furcatus strain D&B chromosome 2, Billie_1.0, whole genome shotgun sequence:
- the tfap2b gene encoding transcription factor AP-2-beta isoform X1, which yields MLWKLVENVKYEDIYEDRHDGVPGHSSRLSQLGSVSQAPYSSAPPLSHAPSSDFQPPYFPPPYQPLPYPQSQDPYSHVNDPYALNALHQQHQQHPWGSRQRQDVGGESASLLPQPRASLPPQLSGLDPRTRDYSSSVRRPDVLLHSAPHGLEPGMGDSLSLHGLAHGMDDTHAVEDANHSGMNILDQSVIKKVPMPHKSVTSLMMSKDGLIGGVTVNVNEVFCSVPGRLSLLSSTSKYKVTVGEVQRRLSPPECLNASLLGGVLRRAKSKNGGRSLREKLEKIGLNLPAGRRKAANVTLLTSLVEGEAVHLARDFGYICETEFPTKAVSEYLNRQHTDPNEIHARKNMLLATKQLCKEFTDLLAQDRTPLGNSRPTPILEPGIQSCLSHFSFITHGFGSPAICAALTALQNYLTEALKGLDKMFINNQTSNRHTPADGSKGGEKDEKHRK from the exons ATGCTGTGGAAGCTCGTGGAAAATGTCAAGTATGAAGACATTTATGAG GACCGCCATGACGGCGTACCGGGCCACAGCTCGAGACTCTCCCAGCTCGGCTCGGTGTCTCAGGCTCCGTACTCCAGCGCGCCGCCGCTCTCGCACGCGCCCTCCTCGGACTTCCAGCCGCCGTACTTCCCGCCGCCGTACCAACCGCTGCCGTACCCGCAGAGCCAGGACCCGTATTCGCACGTGAACGACCCGTACGCGCTGAACGCGCTGCACCAGCAGCACCAGCAGCACCCGTGGGGCTCGCGCCAGCGGCAGGACGTCGGCGGTGAGAGCGCGTCCCTTCTGCCGCAGCCGAGGGCGTCTCTTCCGCCGCAGCTCTCCGGGCTCGACCCGCGCACCCGGGATTACTCCTCTTCCGTGCGCCGACCGGACGTGCTGCTGCACTCTGCGCCGCACGGGCTCGAGCCCGGGATGGGGGATAGTCTGTCTCTGCACGGTCTCGCGCACGGCATGGACGACACGCAC gcTGTAGAAGACGCCAATCACAGTGGTATGAACATCCTGGATCAATCCGTTATCAAAAAAG TCCCGATGCCGCACAAGAGCGTCACGTCTCTGATGATGAGTAAAGACGGGCTGATCGGCGGCGTCACCGTCAACGTGAACGAGGTGTTCTGCTCGGTACCGGGCCGCCTGTCTCTGCTCAGCTCCACCTCCAAGTACAAGGTGACGGTGGGAGAAGTGCAGCGGAGACTCTCACCGCCCGAGTGCCTCAACGCCTCCCTGCTCGGCGGGGTACTGCGCAG aGCGAAATCGAAAAACGGCGGCCGCTCTCTGAGAGAGAAGCTGGAAAAAATCGGGCTGAATTTGCCAGCAGGAAGACGCAAAGCTGCCAACGTCACTTTGCTGACGTCACTGGTGGAAG GGGAAGCTGTTCATTTAGCACGAGACTTTGGCTACATCTGTGAAACAGAGTTCCCCACCAAGGCCGTGTCCGAGTACCTCAACCGCCAGCACACGGACCCCAACGAGATCCACGCGCGGAAAAACATGCTGCTCGCAACAAA GCAGTTGTGTAAGGAGTTCACAGACCTCTTGGCGCAAGACCGCACTCCGCTCGGGAACTCTCGTCCGACGCCCATCCTGGAGCCGGGCATCCAGAGCTGTCTGTCTCACTTCAGCTTCATCACGCACGGCTTCGGCTCGCCGGCCATCTGCGCCGCGCTCACCGCGCTGCAGAACTACCTGACCGAGGCGCTCAAGGGCCTCGACAAGATGTTCATCAACAACCAGACCTCCAACCGGCACACTCCGGCCGACGGCTCgaaaggaggagagaaagacGAGAAACACAGGAAATGA
- the tfap2b gene encoding transcription factor AP-2-beta isoform X2 produces the protein MLVHTYSATDRHDGVPGHSSRLSQLGSVSQAPYSSAPPLSHAPSSDFQPPYFPPPYQPLPYPQSQDPYSHVNDPYALNALHQQHQQHPWGSRQRQDVGGESASLLPQPRASLPPQLSGLDPRTRDYSSSVRRPDVLLHSAPHGLEPGMGDSLSLHGLAHGMDDTHAVEDANHSGMNILDQSVIKKVPMPHKSVTSLMMSKDGLIGGVTVNVNEVFCSVPGRLSLLSSTSKYKVTVGEVQRRLSPPECLNASLLGGVLRRAKSKNGGRSLREKLEKIGLNLPAGRRKAANVTLLTSLVEGEAVHLARDFGYICETEFPTKAVSEYLNRQHTDPNEIHARKNMLLATKQLCKEFTDLLAQDRTPLGNSRPTPILEPGIQSCLSHFSFITHGFGSPAICAALTALQNYLTEALKGLDKMFINNQTSNRHTPADGSKGGEKDEKHRK, from the exons ATGTTAGTGCACACTTACTCAGCCACG GACCGCCATGACGGCGTACCGGGCCACAGCTCGAGACTCTCCCAGCTCGGCTCGGTGTCTCAGGCTCCGTACTCCAGCGCGCCGCCGCTCTCGCACGCGCCCTCCTCGGACTTCCAGCCGCCGTACTTCCCGCCGCCGTACCAACCGCTGCCGTACCCGCAGAGCCAGGACCCGTATTCGCACGTGAACGACCCGTACGCGCTGAACGCGCTGCACCAGCAGCACCAGCAGCACCCGTGGGGCTCGCGCCAGCGGCAGGACGTCGGCGGTGAGAGCGCGTCCCTTCTGCCGCAGCCGAGGGCGTCTCTTCCGCCGCAGCTCTCCGGGCTCGACCCGCGCACCCGGGATTACTCCTCTTCCGTGCGCCGACCGGACGTGCTGCTGCACTCTGCGCCGCACGGGCTCGAGCCCGGGATGGGGGATAGTCTGTCTCTGCACGGTCTCGCGCACGGCATGGACGACACGCAC gcTGTAGAAGACGCCAATCACAGTGGTATGAACATCCTGGATCAATCCGTTATCAAAAAAG TCCCGATGCCGCACAAGAGCGTCACGTCTCTGATGATGAGTAAAGACGGGCTGATCGGCGGCGTCACCGTCAACGTGAACGAGGTGTTCTGCTCGGTACCGGGCCGCCTGTCTCTGCTCAGCTCCACCTCCAAGTACAAGGTGACGGTGGGAGAAGTGCAGCGGAGACTCTCACCGCCCGAGTGCCTCAACGCCTCCCTGCTCGGCGGGGTACTGCGCAG aGCGAAATCGAAAAACGGCGGCCGCTCTCTGAGAGAGAAGCTGGAAAAAATCGGGCTGAATTTGCCAGCAGGAAGACGCAAAGCTGCCAACGTCACTTTGCTGACGTCACTGGTGGAAG GGGAAGCTGTTCATTTAGCACGAGACTTTGGCTACATCTGTGAAACAGAGTTCCCCACCAAGGCCGTGTCCGAGTACCTCAACCGCCAGCACACGGACCCCAACGAGATCCACGCGCGGAAAAACATGCTGCTCGCAACAAA GCAGTTGTGTAAGGAGTTCACAGACCTCTTGGCGCAAGACCGCACTCCGCTCGGGAACTCTCGTCCGACGCCCATCCTGGAGCCGGGCATCCAGAGCTGTCTGTCTCACTTCAGCTTCATCACGCACGGCTTCGGCTCGCCGGCCATCTGCGCCGCGCTCACCGCGCTGCAGAACTACCTGACCGAGGCGCTCAAGGGCCTCGACAAGATGTTCATCAACAACCAGACCTCCAACCGGCACACTCCGGCCGACGGCTCgaaaggaggagagaaagacGAGAAACACAGGAAATGA